The Candidatus Binatia bacterium genomic sequence GCTGGCGTTGGCCCACTCCTTGTACCAGAACCCGATCAAGGCGTACGAGCACAGGCCCACACCTTCCCAGCCGACGAACATGAGCAACAGGTTGTCGCCCAGGACCAGGGTCAGCATCGAGAAGGTGAACAGATTCAGCCACGCGAAGAAGCGCCAGTACGACTTCTCGTCGTGCATGTAGCCGATGGAGTAGATATGGATCACGCCGCCGACGCCGGTGACCACCAGAAGCATCAGGGTGGATAACGGATCGGCGAGCAGCGCGATGTCGGCATGCAAGCCACCGATGTCGAGCCAGGTCCAGAGATGATCGATCAGGAAGCGTTGCTCGGGCTCCATGCCGAGCAGTTGAACGAACACCCGCACGGAGAGCAGGAAGGCGATGACCACCGGAGCGCAGGCGATGAGGGAGATGGCGTGCTTGCCAAAACGCCGCTGGATGAGCACGCCCGGAATGCCGTTCACCACTGCGCCGAAGAGCGGCAACAGGACAATCCAACGCAGATAATCGACTGAGATCGGATGCTCCATTCGAGGACCGCCTCAACCCCGCAGTGTTTCCGTCGCCTCCACGTCGATGCTGTGGAAGTTCTGGTAGATCCCGAGCACGATGGCCAACCCGATCGCCGCCTCTGCCGCCGCCAGCATGATGACGAAGATGGCGAACACCTGGCCGTCGTACTGCCCGGAGCTGAAGCGGGAGAAGGCCAGATAGTTGATGTTGGCCGAATTCAAGATCAGCTCCACCCCGAGGAGAATGCCGATGGCGTTGCGCCGCGTCAGCACGCAGTAGAGCCCGAGGGCGAACAGGATCAAGCTCACGATGAGATAGTGCGCCAGCCCGATGCTCATTCGTCTCTCAACTCCTTGCGCGACAGCACCACCGCGCCGATCAACGCCGCCAGCAACACCATCGAGGCCAGCTCGAACGGCAGAATGTAGTCCCCCAGGAGGCCGTTGCCGATGGCGTAGGTGCTCGGCGCCGGTGTGCCGGGCGCCACGCTGTGCCAGGTGGTGTTCAGCACGGCCTTTGCCATCACGCCGGCGATGCAGGCAACGACGATCAACGCCGGCAATCGGCCCACCGAGCGATTGGAGATGCGCACGTCGGCGATGCGGTGCGTCAGCATGACGGCGAAGATCATCAACACCATGATCCCGCCGACGTAGATCAGCACCTGGATCACCGCCACGAAGTCGGCTGCCAGCAACACATAGAGCCCGGCAACTCCCATGAACGTGCCCATGAGCGAGAAGGCCGAGTAGACGATGTTGGGAGAGAACGCCACGCCGGCGGCCGAGATGATGGTGACCCCGGCGACCAGGTAGAAGACCAGATCGCCCAGGGACAGGCCGCTCATTCCGCCGCCCCTCCCGTGGAGGCCGGCGCCTTGGTTTCGGGTGCGGCGAATTCTTCGATGTAGCGCATGCCGCGATCGAGCAGCGGGAGAATCTCCGGGTCGGTTTCGCCGGTCTTCTTCATCTTATAGGCCGTCACCGGTTCCTTCACGAAGCGCCGAATCAGGCTTTCGAGCGAGTAATCGGCGCCCTCGAATTCCGGCGTGTGGTGAATCGCGCCGGTCGGGCAGGGCTCGCTGCACAAGCCGCAGTACATGCACTTGGCCATGTCGATGTCGAAGCGCTTCAGGACCATCTCGCGTGTCTGCTTGTCCTTCTCGGCGTCGATGACGATGCAGTCGATCGGGCAGGCGCGTTCACAGGCCAAACATCCGGTGCAAATCTCGAGATCGACTTCCAGGATGCCGCGATAGCGGAAGGGCAGCGTGTCCTGCACCCGCATGGGCATACGGTCCGGATACTGGATGGTGACCGGCCGCCGCACCAGGTACGAGAGGGTAACGGCCATGCCATCGAGCACGGTGACACACGTCTCCTTGATGTTGCGCAGGTAGCCGCTCTTCTTCATCTCTCCTCACGACAACGGGCTGAGATACATCTGCCCTCGTTCACGCACACGCGCGCGGCGCAGGTGGAACGCCACGCGCCGGAAGAAGTACCACACGATGGCCAGGCCGACGAGCGCCATCAGGTGCTGCGCCACGACGTTGCCGTGCGGCCAGATCACGATCCACGCGGCGGTGCCCAGGATGTTCACGAACGAGAACGGCACGAGGTACTTCCAGCAGACCGCCGTCAGCTGGTCGACACGCACGCGCGGCAGGGTCGCCCGGACCCACATCGCCACCAGCACCCAGAAGTACGACTTCACGAAAAAGGTCAGAAACTCCAGCACGGCCTGCAGGACCGCGTTGTGGGTGAGCGGCGGGATCTGCCAGCCGCCCAGGAACAGCGTCGTGACCACCGCACCGATGATGTAGAGGTTGCCCCACTCGGCCAGGAAGAACATCAGGTAGCGCACGCCGGTGTACTCGGTGACGAACCCGGCAACCAGCTCCGACTCGGCT encodes the following:
- a CDS encoding NADH-quinone oxidoreductase subunit J encodes the protein MSGLSLGDLVFYLVAGVTIISAAGVAFSPNIVYSAFSLMGTFMGVAGLYVLLAADFVAVIQVLIYVGGIMVLMIFAVMLTHRIADVRISNRSVGRLPALIVVACIAGVMAKAVLNTTWHSVAPGTPAPSTYAIGNGLLGDYILPFELASMVLLAALIGAVVLSRKELRDE
- a CDS encoding NADH-quinone oxidoreductase subunit I, which codes for MKKSGYLRNIKETCVTVLDGMAVTLSYLVRRPVTIQYPDRMPMRVQDTLPFRYRGILEVDLEICTGCLACERACPIDCIVIDAEKDKQTREMVLKRFDIDMAKCMYCGLCSEPCPTGAIHHTPEFEGADYSLESLIRRFVKEPVTAYKMKKTGETDPEILPLLDRGMRYIEEFAAPETKAPASTGGAAE
- the nuoK gene encoding NADH-quinone oxidoreductase subunit NuoK, with product MSIGLAHYLIVSLILFALGLYCVLTRRNAIGILLGVELILNSANINYLAFSRFSSGQYDGQVFAIFVIMLAAAEAAIGLAIVLGIYQNFHSIDVEATETLRG
- a CDS encoding proton-conducting transporter membrane subunit codes for the protein MEHPISVDYLRWIVLLPLFGAVVNGIPGVLIQRRFGKHAISLIACAPVVIAFLLSVRVFVQLLGMEPEQRFLIDHLWTWLDIGGLHADIALLADPLSTLMLLVVTGVGGVIHIYSIGYMHDEKSYWRFFAWLNLFTFSMLTLVLGDNLLLMFVGWEGVGLCSYALIGFWYKEWANAS